From the genome of Halobacteriovorax marinus SJ:
TACTATGTTCAAGGTCATAAATTCTATGCCACAGGCTATGAAAATATTTCCAATAGTTCACCTGCATCAGAAGTTTTAATCAACTTGATTAATTCAATTTGTGACCTTCCACAGAGAGACTTTAGAATTTTTGGTGATTTTATTTTCAATTTAAAGATTGAAGATAAAATTTTTAAAGACAGAGTGAAAATTCAGCTTTTAAGAAATGGAGATAATATACCAAAAGTAGTTGGTTCTTACTCTGTCCCACTATCTTTTTCTTCCCCTATTTCAGAGCTAACTTATAGAGAAGATTCATTCTCATTTAAAATAAGAGTCAAAGAGAATGGTCAAGACTATTACGCTCAATTCGAAGGACAATTTACGGGGCAAGATTCTTTGAGAGGTCGAGCTGTCATATTACCTGAAAGAAGCTTTCTAGGGAGCTTCTCAGGAGAGAGGATAAAGAAATGAATCAAATATTAGACCTAATGAAATCTCACCGTTCTATCAGAAAGTATGAAAATAAAGACGTATCGAATGAATTAATCTTAGAGATATTAGAGGCCGCTACCATGGCCTCTTCCTCAGGTAATATGCAACCATACTCCATTATTATTACTAGAGACGATGACATAAAAAGAGAATTACTTCCTCTGCACTTTAATCAATCTATGGTTTTAAACTCGCCAGTTCTAGTTACATTCTGTAGCGACTTTAATCGCATGAGAAAATGGCTTAAATACAATAATGCTCCTGAGAATTTTGATAATTTTATGAGTTTTTTAATCGGAATGATTGATGCAACTATAATGTCTCAAAATTTCGCACTAGCTGCTGAGGCAAGAGGATTAGGAATTTGCTATATGGGAACAACTTTGGCTTCAAATTTAGAGATCGCTAAAACTCTTAAACTACCTAAGTACGTTGTTCCTGTTGTTGGATTTTCATTAGGCTACCCAGCAGAATCTCCAGAAAAACGAGATCGACTTCCTTTAGAAGGAATTATTCATCACGATGTTTACAAGGACTATACAGAAGAAGAAATACAAAATATTTACTCATCCAAAGAGAAACTTGGAATGCAAAGATATCGCTCGTCAAAAGAACTTAGTGAAATTATAGAAAAAAGTAATGTTGATAATCTTGCACAAATCTATACCAAGATTAAGTATACAAGGGAGTCCCACATAAAATACTCTGAAGACGTTATCTCTTGCCTAAGAGAGCAAGGATTTCTCTAAGACTTACGAAGAAATATAAAACTAAGCGCCACAAAGAAAAGAGTTACACAATAGTATGAGCTAGTAACTACTTCAATAGGAGCAATCTTAAAGCTTGCTCCTAGAAGAAGTGCTTGGGCTCCATATGGTAACAAACCTTGTGTGATACAAGAAAAAATATCCAATACACTTGCAGAGCGCTTAGCACTTACTTCTCCACTTGCGGCCAACCTCTTAGCGATGGGCCCAACGATTATGATGGAAACTGTATTATTTGCAACACATAGGTTTGTAATAGAAACAAGTAGTGCAATCCCCAACTGGTCGGCTATCTTCTCACTCCACTTTGAAACAATCTTTGTTAAAGACTGAATAGTTTTTGAGATATATTCCAGACCACCACCTTCTCTAATGAACTCAGATAGGCCACCAATGAGAAGAGATAATAAGAATATCTCCTGCATACTACTAAATCCCTTATAAATATCTTTAGTGAAAGCTAAGAAAGTATAATCTCCCATCATTCCTATAACACCAGCTATTAAGATACCTGCAAAGAGAACAACGAAGACATTCACCCCTAGTATTGCTAACAACAAAATAAAGAAGTATGGGATGGCCAAAATAAGATTGAAGTCTTTAACTTCTATTGATTCTGGGCTTGGTGCAAAGAAGAAAAGAATGACCATAGTGATGATTGCTGCAATCAAAGACATGTTAAAATTCTCTTTAAACTTATCTTTCATATTACAACCTTGAGATCTTGTGGCAGCAATCGTAGTGTCAGATATAATAGAGAGATTATCGCCAAACATTGCTCCCGATATAACTGCTCCAGCCATTATATTGAGGTCGATTCCTGCCTTTGTAGATACTGCTAAAGCGATGGGCGCAATTGCTCCAATAGTACCCATTGAAGTTCCCATCGCCGTTGCGACAATAGCTGAAATTATAAAAATACCTGGAAGTAAAAAATT
Proteins encoded in this window:
- a CDS encoding nitroreductase family protein, whose product is MNQILDLMKSHRSIRKYENKDVSNELILEILEAATMASSSGNMQPYSIIITRDDDIKRELLPLHFNQSMVLNSPVLVTFCSDFNRMRKWLKYNNAPENFDNFMSFLIGMIDATIMSQNFALAAEARGLGICYMGTTLASNLEIAKTLKLPKYVVPVVGFSLGYPAESPEKRDRLPLEGIIHHDVYKDYTEEEIQNIYSSKEKLGMQRYRSSKELSEIIEKSNVDNLAQIYTKIKYTRESHIKYSEDVISCLREQGFL
- a CDS encoding Na+/H+ antiporter NhaC family protein, which codes for MNLVNTTIAKLSILPLLLFVAVFLGVGIYFESVGVDYAFYQVPAPIAIIPAIILAFCLHRGRVSEKVEVFVKGIGHSNIITMCLIYLLAGAFSTVASATGGVDAVVNAGLSLVSANFLLPGIFIISAIVATAMGTSMGTIGAIAPIALAVSTKAGIDLNIMAGAVISGAMFGDNLSIISDTTIAATRSQGCNMKDKFKENFNMSLIAAIITMVILFFFAPSPESIEVKDFNLILAIPYFFILLLAILGVNVFVVLFAGILIAGVIGMMGDYTFLAFTKDIYKGFSSMQEIFLLSLLIGGLSEFIREGGGLEYISKTIQSLTKIVSKWSEKIADQLGIALLVSITNLCVANNTVSIIIVGPIAKRLAASGEVSAKRSASVLDIFSCITQGLLPYGAQALLLGASFKIAPIEVVTSSYYCVTLFFVALSFIFLRKS